A single Trachemys scripta elegans isolate TJP31775 chromosome 20, CAS_Tse_1.0, whole genome shotgun sequence DNA region contains:
- the LOC117868194 gene encoding kelch-like protein 31 isoform X2 — translation MKMLITLGLTLKSMAKLPFSSMGARISPFGFGLKEADHHLTPTSTEMAPKKKNPKKNKVDKGEDPPAHVMVEDTLLDIDHLNHVNGLYENVSNGFRCTATEVRNPNHGGSLLEEMSQMRQKQFLCDLTIATKTKSFDVHKLVMASCSEYFHSLLKRDPNLPQVELNDVSPLGLTTVITYAYTGKLNLSLYTIGSTISTASRLQIHALLNMCSDFLIQEINVENCMYIANISGTYNLNQTKDATRKFIQENFLEFSETEQFMKLTFDQLKELLIDDGLQIPNEVIAFQIAMKWLEFDPKRVTYAANLLSNIRFGTISAPDLVNHVQPVPRMMQDPECHRLLVEAMNYHLLPYQQNTLQSRRTKIRGGQRVLVTVGGRPALTEKALSREISYRDPDGNWNKMAEMPAKSFNQCVIVMDGFLYVAGGEDQNDARNQAKHAVNSLCRYDARFNAWLHLASMPHKRTHFSLSAYNGLLYAIGGRNAEGVLASIDCYIPSTNSWQSKAGMEIPRCCHASTVIDGKILVTGGYVNNCYSRTVCSYEPSTDTWRDRAGLSTPRGWHCAATWADRAYVLGGSQLGPRGERVDVIPVECYNPDTGQWSYVAPVPTGVSTAGVTILDGRICLVGGWNESGKKYQKCVQSYNPELNEWAEEEDLPEATVGVSCCTITLPHHGSKGSRTSSAASAAVSI, via the exons ATGAAAATGCTCATCACCTTGGGACtaaccctgaagtcaatggcaaaactcccgtttAGTTCCAtgggggccagaatttcaccctttgggTTTGGACTGAAAGAAGCAG ATCACCATCTGACGCCAACCTCCACTGAGATGGCACCCAAGAAGAAAAATCCCAAGAAGAACAAAGTGGACAAGGGCGAGGATCCCCCGGCCCATGTGATGGTGGAGGACACTTTGCTGGATATCGATCACCTCAACCACGTGAACGGTCTGTATGAAAATGTCTCCAATGGTTTCCGCTGCACTGCCACAGAGGTCAGGAACCCCAACCATGGAGGCAGCCTCCTGGAGGAGATGAGTCAAATGCGCCAAAAGCAGTTCCTCTGTGACCTCACCATTGCCACCAAAACCAAGTCCTTCGATGTCCATAAGCTCGTCATGGCTTCATGCAGCGAGTATTTCCACAGTCTGCTGAAGAGAGATCCCAACTTGCCACAAGTAGAACTCAACGATGTCTCCCCTCTGGGCTTGACCACCGTTATCACTTACGCCTACACCGGTAAGTTGAATCTCTCCCTGTACACCATTGGCAGCACCATCTCAACCGCCAGCCGCCTACAAATACATGCTTTGCTCAACATGTGCAGTGACTTCCTCATTCAGGAGATAAATGTAGAGAACTGCATGTATATCGCCAACATCTCGGGGACGTACAACCTCAACCAGACCAAGGACGCCACTCGAAAGTTCATCCAGGAAAACTTCCTGGAGTTCTCGGAGACTGAGCAGTTCATGAAACTCACCTTTGACCAGCTGAAGGAGCTGCTGATTGATGATGGTCTGCAGATCCCAAATGAGGTCATTGCCTTCCAGATTGCCATGAAATGGCTTGAGTTTGACCCTAAGCGAGTCACATATGCTGCCAACCTCCTGAGCAACATTAGATTTGGCACCATATCAGCTCCCGATTTGGTCAACCATGTGCAACCAGTACCACGGATGATGCAAGATCCTGAGTGCCACAGGCTGCTGGTGGAGGCTATGAATTACCATCTGCTCCCATACCAGCAAAATACCCTTCAGTCCAGAAGAACCAAAATCCGTGGAGGCCAAAGGGTGCTAGTCACAGTTGGTGGCCGTCCAGCTTTGACCGAGAAAGCTCTTAGCAGAGAGATTAGCTACAGGGACCCGGATGGAAACTGGAACAAGATGGCTGAGATGCCAGCAAAAAGTTTCAACCAGTGTGTCATTGTGATGGATGGGTTCCTCTATGTGGCAGGAGGGGAAGATCAAAACGATGCTAGGAACCAGGCTAAGCATGCAGTCAACAGTCTGTGCAG GTATGATGCTCGCTTCAACGCCTGGCTGCACTTGGCCAGCATGCCGCACAAGAGGACTCACTTCAGTCTGAGCGCCTACAATGGTCTCCTCTACGCCATCGGCGGGCGCAATGCCGAGGGGGTCCTGGCCTCCATCGACTGCTACATCCCTTCCACCAACAGCTGGCAGAGCAAGGCCGGCATGGAGATCCCTCGCTGCTGCCACGCCAGCACGGTCATTGACGGCAAGATCCTAGTCACCGGGGGCTACGTCAACAACTGTTACTCGCGCACCGTGTGCAGCTACGAGCCCAGCACAGATACCTGGAGAGACCGGGCTGGGCTCAGCACCCCCCGGGGCTGGCACTGCGCTGCCACCTGGGCTGATCGTGCGTACGTCCTTGGGGGAAGCCAGCTTGGCCCCCGAGGGGAGCGGGTGGATGTGATCCCCGTGGAGTGCTACAATCCTGACACAGGCCAGTGGAGCTATGTGGCGCCCGTGCCCACTGGGGTCAGCACGGCCGGGGTAACGATCCTCGACGGGCGCATCTGCCTAGTGGGAGGCTGGAATGAGAGTGGGAAGAAATACCAGAAGTGTGTGCAGAGCTACAACCCGGAGCTGAACGaatgggcagaggaggaggatctCCCCGAGGCCACCGTGGGTGTGTCCTGCTGCACCATCACCCTCCCGCACCACGGCAGCAAGGGATCCAGGACTAGCTCAGCGGCATCGGCAGCGGTCAGCATCTAA
- the LOC117868194 gene encoding kelch-like protein 31 isoform X1 has protein sequence MFHLESLRVSQCLLMCRAQSLCPGHSPHWTNPSYHQDHHLTPTSTEMAPKKKNPKKNKVDKGEDPPAHVMVEDTLLDIDHLNHVNGLYENVSNGFRCTATEVRNPNHGGSLLEEMSQMRQKQFLCDLTIATKTKSFDVHKLVMASCSEYFHSLLKRDPNLPQVELNDVSPLGLTTVITYAYTGKLNLSLYTIGSTISTASRLQIHALLNMCSDFLIQEINVENCMYIANISGTYNLNQTKDATRKFIQENFLEFSETEQFMKLTFDQLKELLIDDGLQIPNEVIAFQIAMKWLEFDPKRVTYAANLLSNIRFGTISAPDLVNHVQPVPRMMQDPECHRLLVEAMNYHLLPYQQNTLQSRRTKIRGGQRVLVTVGGRPALTEKALSREISYRDPDGNWNKMAEMPAKSFNQCVIVMDGFLYVAGGEDQNDARNQAKHAVNSLCRYDARFNAWLHLASMPHKRTHFSLSAYNGLLYAIGGRNAEGVLASIDCYIPSTNSWQSKAGMEIPRCCHASTVIDGKILVTGGYVNNCYSRTVCSYEPSTDTWRDRAGLSTPRGWHCAATWADRAYVLGGSQLGPRGERVDVIPVECYNPDTGQWSYVAPVPTGVSTAGVTILDGRICLVGGWNESGKKYQKCVQSYNPELNEWAEEEDLPEATVGVSCCTITLPHHGSKGSRTSSAASAAVSI, from the exons ATGTTTCATTTGGAAAGTTTGAGGGTCTCTCAATGTCTCTTGATGTGCAGAGCGCAGAGCCTCTGCCCTGGCCACAGTCCCCATTGGACTAACCCGTCTTACCACCAAG ATCACCATCTGACGCCAACCTCCACTGAGATGGCACCCAAGAAGAAAAATCCCAAGAAGAACAAAGTGGACAAGGGCGAGGATCCCCCGGCCCATGTGATGGTGGAGGACACTTTGCTGGATATCGATCACCTCAACCACGTGAACGGTCTGTATGAAAATGTCTCCAATGGTTTCCGCTGCACTGCCACAGAGGTCAGGAACCCCAACCATGGAGGCAGCCTCCTGGAGGAGATGAGTCAAATGCGCCAAAAGCAGTTCCTCTGTGACCTCACCATTGCCACCAAAACCAAGTCCTTCGATGTCCATAAGCTCGTCATGGCTTCATGCAGCGAGTATTTCCACAGTCTGCTGAAGAGAGATCCCAACTTGCCACAAGTAGAACTCAACGATGTCTCCCCTCTGGGCTTGACCACCGTTATCACTTACGCCTACACCGGTAAGTTGAATCTCTCCCTGTACACCATTGGCAGCACCATCTCAACCGCCAGCCGCCTACAAATACATGCTTTGCTCAACATGTGCAGTGACTTCCTCATTCAGGAGATAAATGTAGAGAACTGCATGTATATCGCCAACATCTCGGGGACGTACAACCTCAACCAGACCAAGGACGCCACTCGAAAGTTCATCCAGGAAAACTTCCTGGAGTTCTCGGAGACTGAGCAGTTCATGAAACTCACCTTTGACCAGCTGAAGGAGCTGCTGATTGATGATGGTCTGCAGATCCCAAATGAGGTCATTGCCTTCCAGATTGCCATGAAATGGCTTGAGTTTGACCCTAAGCGAGTCACATATGCTGCCAACCTCCTGAGCAACATTAGATTTGGCACCATATCAGCTCCCGATTTGGTCAACCATGTGCAACCAGTACCACGGATGATGCAAGATCCTGAGTGCCACAGGCTGCTGGTGGAGGCTATGAATTACCATCTGCTCCCATACCAGCAAAATACCCTTCAGTCCAGAAGAACCAAAATCCGTGGAGGCCAAAGGGTGCTAGTCACAGTTGGTGGCCGTCCAGCTTTGACCGAGAAAGCTCTTAGCAGAGAGATTAGCTACAGGGACCCGGATGGAAACTGGAACAAGATGGCTGAGATGCCAGCAAAAAGTTTCAACCAGTGTGTCATTGTGATGGATGGGTTCCTCTATGTGGCAGGAGGGGAAGATCAAAACGATGCTAGGAACCAGGCTAAGCATGCAGTCAACAGTCTGTGCAG GTATGATGCTCGCTTCAACGCCTGGCTGCACTTGGCCAGCATGCCGCACAAGAGGACTCACTTCAGTCTGAGCGCCTACAATGGTCTCCTCTACGCCATCGGCGGGCGCAATGCCGAGGGGGTCCTGGCCTCCATCGACTGCTACATCCCTTCCACCAACAGCTGGCAGAGCAAGGCCGGCATGGAGATCCCTCGCTGCTGCCACGCCAGCACGGTCATTGACGGCAAGATCCTAGTCACCGGGGGCTACGTCAACAACTGTTACTCGCGCACCGTGTGCAGCTACGAGCCCAGCACAGATACCTGGAGAGACCGGGCTGGGCTCAGCACCCCCCGGGGCTGGCACTGCGCTGCCACCTGGGCTGATCGTGCGTACGTCCTTGGGGGAAGCCAGCTTGGCCCCCGAGGGGAGCGGGTGGATGTGATCCCCGTGGAGTGCTACAATCCTGACACAGGCCAGTGGAGCTATGTGGCGCCCGTGCCCACTGGGGTCAGCACGGCCGGGGTAACGATCCTCGACGGGCGCATCTGCCTAGTGGGAGGCTGGAATGAGAGTGGGAAGAAATACCAGAAGTGTGTGCAGAGCTACAACCCGGAGCTGAACGaatgggcagaggaggaggatctCCCCGAGGCCACCGTGGGTGTGTCCTGCTGCACCATCACCCTCCCGCACCACGGCAGCAAGGGATCCAGGACTAGCTCAGCGGCATCGGCAGCGGTCAGCATCTAA